TTTTTGTTTTCTTAGTAGAGGAAGGAGTTTTATACAAAAATCCAAAACTTAATCCTGCTTTATACAATTGTTCAAAGCTTGGTTTTTTAGGTAAGTGATATTTTTCATATAATGCTGGGATTGTTTTCACCTTGATAAGTTCTTGAACAAGGCAGCTGTATTTTAACATTAAAAATGAATTATACACCAGGATAGATGAAAAAATAATAATTCCCGCTAAAAAAAGCAGAGGTGAATTAGGTGAATCATATCTGACAAAAGCATTATATCCTAATCCGAGAAAAACAGTCACTCTAATGATGTTTGTTCCCATGCCATCAAGATACCCTCCCCGCTGGGAAGATAAATTTCTAAAACGTGCAATTTCTCCATCAACACAGTCAATAGTAAACCATAACTGCAGGAGAATTGCTCCAATAATATTCAGCGTGTAATCAGGAAATGCAAGAAATACGCTTGCAAGAATGCCAGTAAAAATCTCAGCAAAAGTGACTTGGTTAGGTGTTACTGATGTGTGGACTAACACCCACGTAATATAGCGAGAAATCCTTCGGTAATAATAATACATAAAAAACGACTGTTTTTCTTTAGGGAGCTGAGTTCGTTCAACAACTTCTCGCAAGCTTATCATTTTAATGGAAATTAAAGGTGAGTTTAAATATTTTCTTAAACTAAACATATATAAATCAATCAAATATTCGATAAGCGTATAACATGGTACATATAGTAGGAACAATTGGTCCAGCTTCATGGAATGAAAACGTATTAAACATCCTTAATGAAAAACTAGGCTTGGTGCGATTTAATGGTTCATGGTTGGATTATGATACGTTTAAAGTAGTGAGGCAGAAAATTAAGAAACCTATTCTTTTAGACATCCCAGGTGACAGAAAAAAACCACGCCAAAAAACATTAACTGATGATATGTTAATTAACCTTGCTATTCAAGAAAAACTTAATTACATTGGCTTGTCATATGTGCGAAGTGCAGAAGAAGTTCATGCTATGAGAAAAAGGCTTGAAGGGAGTAATGTAAAAATAGTTGCAAAAATTGAAACGCAGGAAGCATTGCAATATTTGCCGGAAATTGTAGCTGCAGCTGATATGTTATTAGTTGATCGCGGTGATTTAGGCACTGCAATAGGTTTTGAAAAAGTGCCTATTGCTCAAGTAAATATCTTAAAAGAATGCAATAAGCAAAACAAGCCAGTGATTACAGCAACTGAAATGATGATGTCAACATTAGCTTCCCATAAGCCGAATTGCGCTGATGTCTCAGATGTATTTTTTGCGGTGTATCATGGTACAAATTATGTTATGTTGTCTGAAGAAACTGCAATCGGTCAGAATCCTATTCAAACCGTTGAAGTAATGCAGAAAATTATTGATGAAGCAGTAAAACATAAAAAATAAATTTTTTATTCAATAAAACTCTCTGGATCATCCATAATTATTTTGGCAATTTCAGGCCGCATAAATTCTTTAGGGGGAAATTGTTTCTTCAATAACATTTTTCGCGCTTCTGTTCCTGAAATGACAAGGTGATGCTCTTGATCATGAGGGCAAGTATGTTCAGTAGCAATATTTTCGCATTTCTTGCAATAATATGGACCATGAAGTTTCATAATAGTTATCCCTAAATCTGAAAACAAGTCGGCGTACGCGTGGCCAGCATATTTAGCATAATAATTGCCAACACCTGCATGATCTCTGCCAATAATAAAATGTGTGCAGCCAAAGTTTTTCCTAATAATCGCATGAAATACTGCTTCTCGAGGACCTGCATAACGCATAGCTGTCGTTAATATCCCAAAGACAACTCTGTTTTTATTGTAAAAATGAGCAACAGCATGCTGATAGGCTTTGATAATAACTCGTGGTGAAAAATCTCCAGGTTTTTTCCATCCTACTAATGGTTGAATAAACAATCCATCAACATGTTCAAGCGCTGTTTTTTGCAAATGTTCATGAGCGCGATGAGGCGCGTTTCTTGTTTGAAAACCAACAATGGTTTTCCATCCTTTCTCAGCAAACATTTTTCGCGTTTGCATGGGATCATAATTAAACCCTTGAAAATCACCAATCGGATAGCGATTAATAAGTTCTATCTTTCCTGAAATAAGGATATTGCTTCTATTGAAAAGCCTTTTTACTCCGGGATGATTAACATCTGTTGTGCCATACACTTGCTGAGCTTCTTTTTGTTTATCATAAGTAAAAATATCATCCACTTCTAACAAGGCAATTGGTGTTGTATCTTCTGCTCGAAGAATCACCTGATCTTTCTTATGAAATTGTTGCGCTTGTTCTTGAGGAACTGGAAGTACTATGGGGATAGTAAAGGGAACATTATTGGTTAATCTTCCTTTTTCAACAACAGATTCGTAATCTGCTTTATTCATAAATCCTTGTAAGGGACTAAACACCCCTGTCGCAATATTTTCAGCGTCAAGAATAGAGTCTCTGCCAATGATAAGCTGTTTAAAATTAGTAAGCTGAGAAAGAATATTTTTCTTCTTTTTATCATCCATAAACCCTTGGACGAGATTCCCTCCATGTGCCTGAAGAGAAATATTATTATTATTTGAAGCAGTAATATTATTGACAAGGATTCCTTGTTGTTTAAGATATTCCAATATATGATGGGCAGATTCTTCAACAGGAAGTTTATCAGTCTCTAGAACAAGCTCCGGATGATCAGATTCTTGATATGGTTGATCAACGCCAACAAAATTAGTCATAGTTCCTTGTTGCACTTTTTTATAATGTCCTTGAGGATCTCGCTCAGCGCAAATTTGAAAAGGGCATTTAACATAAACCTCTATAAATTTTCCTGCAGTCTCAATATTCTTTCTAATAGTTTTTCTAACTTCTCTATCTCCTGAAACAAAAGCTGCTAACACAAGCTGATTGTTTTGAGCAAGAGTTGTTGCAAGATACGTTACCCGTTGAAGATGTTTTTTTCTATCTTCAGGAGAATATCCTAAGTCAGGAGACAGCACTTTACGTACCTCATCTCCATCCAATACAACATGGGCAATAGCATGTCTTTTAAGCTTCTCACTTATGAAGCGTGAGATGGTTGTTTTCCCAGCTCCGCTTAACCCAGTAAACCAAATAACAGTGCCTTTCGGTGTATGATTATGCATATCTAAGAGAATTATTAGTTGTTTTAAAAAGATTGCCTTTGTTAGAAAAAACATATATATCTAACTAAGTTTTGCACTAGTAACGAGCTGTTATTTATGAGTGAAGATATAAAACAAGATGCATCTGCTATAACATGGAATAAAAAGTATTCTTTCTTGCTTCTTTTGTTGATACCAATTATCTTGAGCATGTATCTTAGGGTCATGCCTGCTTATTTACCATTTATTGATGAAAAAGCTGAAGACGATGTTCTGTTAGGGTTGAAAAACCAAATCTCGAAAGCAGTGGATAAACAATACTCTTCTCTGCCTCAAGAAAATAAAGACGTATTGATCAAAAAACAATATGATGAATATCTTAAACAACACCAGAGTGAAATTGATCAAGTTATTTATCAACAATCAAAGAAATACAAAGATAATTTTCAGGATGATACTGGGCATACCTATCTATTAGAGGTAGATCCTTGGCATTGGTATAGGCTTGCAAGAAATTATATTGATCATGGTTATGATCGTAATGTAGCATATGAAGGAAAATATTATGATACCTATATATCCGCAGGTTTGCCATTAGTGCTCTTGTTTGGAATAACAGTGAGTACTATCTATAAATTATTTGTTCCAGGACTGATTTCTTTTTCAAAAGAGAAGTTCTTTCTTTCTGAAATAGTTACCAAGGTTTTAGTCGTTATTATTTTTTTGGTATTATTGTTGATATTATTAATCCACCCATTTAAACAAACGTCTGTAACTATCCACTCTGAGACAAAAGCTATTTTGGTAAACGATCAATGGTACAACATTCTTGTCAACATCAAAGATAAGTCTGCTCCTGATGCAATTATTACTTCGTGGTGGGATTTTGGGCATTTTTTTAAAGCAATTGGTGATCGAGCTACAACGTTAGATGGGGGAAATCAGAATTCTCCACAAGCGCATTGGATAGGAAAACTATTATTAACTGATAATGAAAAAGAAAGTGTTGGTATTTTACGAATGCTTGCGTGTGGTGCGACAGTAGCATTTGATGAGTTAG
This genomic interval from Candidatus Woesearchaeota archaeon contains the following:
- a CDS encoding CDP-alcohol phosphatidyltransferase family protein: MISLREVVERTQLPKEKQSFFMYYYYRRISRYITWVLVHTSVTPNQVTFAEIFTGILASVFLAFPDYTLNIIGAILLQLWFTIDCVDGEIARFRNLSSQRGGYLDGMGTNIIRVTVFLGLGYNAFVRYDSPNSPLLFLAGIIIFSSILVYNSFLMLKYSCLVQELIKVKTIPALYEKYHLPKKPSFEQLYKAGLSFGFLYKTPSSTKKTKTNVYSDHQPFIKKCGSIIFKTISTLFYFNTINFFILISALFGSFKPLLLFYALTFPILVLISFFYQYFYGFHSFMKQYSETLYSCGEEKTIDTHPKSRTSKTAYDR
- the sat gene encoding sulfate adenylyltransferase, whose amino-acid sequence is MHNHTPKGTVIWFTGLSGAGKTTISRFISEKLKRHAIAHVVLDGDEVRKVLSPDLGYSPEDRKKHLQRVTYLATTLAQNNQLVLAAFVSGDREVRKTIRKNIETAGKFIEVYVKCPFQICAERDPQGHYKKVQQGTMTNFVGVDQPYQESDHPELVLETDKLPVEESAHHILEYLKQQGILVNNITASNNNNISLQAHGGNLVQGFMDDKKKKNILSQLTNFKQLIIGRDSILDAENIATGVFSPLQGFMNKADYESVVEKGRLTNNVPFTIPIVLPVPQEQAQQFHKKDQVILRAEDTTPIALLEVDDIFTYDKQKEAQQVYGTTDVNHPGVKRLFNRSNILISGKIELINRYPIGDFQGFNYDPMQTRKMFAEKGWKTIVGFQTRNAPHRAHEHLQKTALEHVDGLFIQPLVGWKKPGDFSPRVIIKAYQHAVAHFYNKNRVVFGILTTAMRYAGPREAVFHAIIRKNFGCTHFIIGRDHAGVGNYYAKYAGHAYADLFSDLGITIMKLHGPYYCKKCENIATEHTCPHDQEHHLVISGTEARKMLLKKQFPPKEFMRPEIAKIIMDDPESFIE